The region CCAGGCCGGCGCCGAATGCGGCACGCCCGCGGTTCAGTTTCTTTCTGCCACGCATCGTGTTCTCGGTCCTAGATCCGAGCGGCTCCCGCGCTCAGCCATGCCGGTGCGGGGGTTCTCCGGATGTCCCGCGCCCGTTGAGGATATAGTAAATTCCTGGCGCTCTTGTTCGCAGAGGAATGCCCCGATCGGTGCCGCCAGGCTAGGCGCACGCAGGACCAGGCGGCTCGGATACCAGGCTAGGTCAGACGACCATATGCACCCAGTCCCCCGAGAAACGGTAGCATTGCTTCGGAGCGCCCGTCCCGGATCCGACGCACACGCTCGCCGTCGAACCGTCAGGGATCGATCAGGCCCGATGACCCATTGCCGTTCGCCCTCCCCGGGGTCGCTCCGCCGGGCCGCCCGGTCACCGGCTTGATGTTTCAGGCCCCGGGCCCGTAGAGCGGAACCGGACGGTCGAAAGACAGGGTTCGTTCGTTATCCAATGGCGATGGTAGCGCTGCCACTCGCAGTCTTCAACCGGGTGCCGGACGGATGCACTCGATCCGGCGGTGCGCGCCCCTGTCTTGTGTTCCGGGTCCTCGGCGCCAACCGGCGACGGACTGCGATAGGAACGTGAAACACGAGGCACTACACTAGCGGCAATGCGCCTCGGTGAGGCGCGCCTGGATCGAAAGAAAATGACTATTCGCGATGCGAAACGAGACCATGCCAATCGACGCCTGGCGACAAGGCTCGCGGGCGCGGCGCTGGGAATGTTCGCCTTCGGTTACGCGCTGGTCCCGCTCTACGATGTGTTCTGCGAGCTGACCGGTCTCGGCGGGAAGACCGGCAGAGAGGCCGCCGTGACGCCTGGCGGCGAGGTCGATCGCTCGCGCTTCGTCACCGTGGAGCTCGTCGGTGGGACCGAGGCCAAGCTGCCGTGGGCCTTTCGGCCGCTGACGGCGCGCATCCGTCTCCACCCCGGCGAGCTTCGCGAGGTCCGTTTTTACGCGCACAACCGCTCGCCCGGCACCATCACCGCACGGGCCGTCCCGAGCGTCACGCCGGGGCCGGCGGCGCAGTTCCTGAGCAAGCTCGAGTGCTTCTGCTTCAGCGACCAGCGCCTCGAGCCCGGCGAGGCACGTACCTTACCGGTGCGCTTCTCGGTGTCTCCGCGGATCCCGCGGGACGTGTCCACCCTGACCCTGGCCTACACCTTCTTCGAGAAGCCCGCGGACACGGCCGCGGGGCGCCCAAGCCCCGGCGTCGCCCGCCCGTCCGGCCGGGACGGTTGAAGCACGGGCGGGCGAAATAAATAGGCCAACCCTCGTGCTCACCTACGCCATCGGCGATGTCCAGGGTTGTTATGACGAGCTGCGGTCCCTGCTGGACCGCATCGGTTTCGACCCGGGGAATGCTCGCTTGTGGTTGACCGGGGACCTGGTCAACCGCGGACCTCGCTCGCTCGAGGTGTTGCGCTTCGTGAAGGGGCTCGGAGAGGCCGCGCTGACCGTGCTCGGCAATCACGACCTTCACCTCCTGGCCGTGGCCGAGGGGCTGGCCCCCCCTAATATAAATAAGGGGAAGGACTGCTCGGGTGCCTTGGCGCCGGTGCTGGCGGCCAACGACCGGGACGAGCTACTCGACTGGCTGCGGCGCCGACCCTTGATGCACCATGATCCGACGCTGGGCTATGCCCTCGTCCATGCCGG is a window of Pseudomonadota bacterium DNA encoding:
- a CDS encoding cytochrome c oxidase assembly protein, which encodes MTIRDAKRDHANRRLATRLAGAALGMFAFGYALVPLYDVFCELTGLGGKTGREAAVTPGGEVDRSRFVTVELVGGTEAKLPWAFRPLTARIRLHPGELREVRFYAHNRSPGTITARAVPSVTPGPAAQFLSKLECFCFSDQRLEPGEARTLPVRFSVSPRIPRDVSTLTLAYTFFEKPADTAAGRPSPGVARPSGRDG